The genome window CTTGATCGCCTGGCCGGTGCCGACCGCAACGACACGGACCTCGATGCCGGTCTTTTCGGTGAAGATCGGCAGCAGATGGTCGAACAGGCCGGAGTTCTGCGTCGAGGTGGTCGATTGCACGATGATGAAATCCTCCGCAGCGAAGGACGGTGCGGAGAGGCTTGTGGCCAGCGGGACGGCAAGGACGCCGGCCAGCGCGAGGGAAAGGAACTGACGTCTGAACATGTGATGCTCCCAGGTGTTCAGGGTGTCGGGGACGGGGTGATCGGGGAGGGGTCGTCCAGATAGAGACGCCCCTCCAGCCAGGCGCGCGCGGCGCCCGAGCTTGGGGTTTCGAGCACGCGTGCGGCCGGGCCGCTTTCGACCAGCCGGCCGGCGTGCAGGAAGGCGATGTCGTCGCCGAGACGGCGGGCCTGCCCCTTGTCATGGGTGATCATGACGATGGTGATGCCGCGGGCGTGGGCGGTGGCGATCAGGTTCTCGATCGCCAGTGTGGAAGCGGGGTCAAGGCTGGCGGTCGGTTCGTCCAGAAACAGGAGACGCGGTGTGCAGGCGAGGGCGCGCGCGAGCGCGAGACGCTGTTGCTCGCCGCCGGACAGAACGCGTGCAGGACGTCGGGCGAGATCCCCGAGGCGCGCCTGCTCCAGTGCTTCCTCGACGCGTCGGCGGCGTTCCGCCCCGCCGATGCCGCGCACGGCGAGCGCGAACTGGAGGTTCGCCAGAACCGAACGGCGCAGCATCACCGGGCGCTGGAACACCATCGCCTGTTCGCGCATCGCGGTGCGGTCGAGCGGTTTCCCGCGCCAGATGACCTCTCCGCAAGTGGGCGGCAGAAGACCGTGCAACAGCCGCATCAGCAGGCTCTTTCCGGCGCCGTTCGATCCCATGATGAGAAGACGCCGGCCTTCGCGGATGTCGAGGTCGATGCCGTCGACAAGGGGTTTTCCGGACGGGCGGAATGCAAGGCCGCGGGCCTGCATCAGCAGCGGGGCGGATGCGCTGTCGGGGATGTCCCGACCGCCCTCGATCGTCTTCAGCCGGGCGTCAGGCATAGGCGGATCTCACAGCGGAGGCGCGCAGCGCCATCACAATGCCGTTCACGATCACCGCAATCACGAGAAGCACGACGCCAAGCGCCAGCGCCAGCTCGAGGTTTCCCTTGGACGTCTCCAGTGCGATCGTCGTCGTCATGACGCGTGTGACGTGGTTGATGTTGCCGCCGACAATGATCACGGCGCCAACCTCGGCGACCGCGCGCCCGAAACCGGCGAGCGCCACCGTCAGCAGACTGTAGCGCGCATCCCACAAGAGGGCGGCCGCACGGTCGAACGGGCCGACGCCCAGCGAGGCGAACTGTTCGGCATATTCTGTGTGCAGGTCCTCGATCACCTGGCGGGTCAGTGCGGCCACGATCGGCGTGACGAGTATCGTCTGGGCGATGATCATCGCCGTCGGCGTGTAGAGGAGCCGCAACGGACCGAGCGGGCCGGCGGCGGACAGCATGAGATAGACGATCAGGCCGACGACGACGGGCGGCAGGCCCATCAGCGTGTTCAAGAGCACGGTCACGATCGCGCGCCCGGGAAAGCGGAACGCGCCGACCAGGGCGCCGAG of Stappia sp. ES.058 contains these proteins:
- a CDS encoding ATP-binding cassette domain-containing protein; translation: MPDARLKTIEGGRDIPDSASAPLLMQARGLAFRPSGKPLVDGIDLDIREGRRLLIMGSNGAGKSLLMRLLHGLLPPTCGEVIWRGKPLDRTAMREQAMVFQRPVMLRRSVLANLQFALAVRGIGGAERRRRVEEALEQARLGDLARRPARVLSGGEQQRLALARALACTPRLLFLDEPTASLDPASTLAIENLIATAHARGITIVMITHDKGQARRLGDDIAFLHAGRLVESGPAARVLETPSSGAARAWLEGRLYLDDPSPITPSPTP
- a CDS encoding ABC transporter permease, with the translated sequence MQDFGTTLADAIGLILLGDADLIEIIALSLRVTLSAVVIACMIGLPLGALVGAFRFPGRAIVTVLLNTLMGLPPVVVGLIVYLMLSAAGPLGPLRLLYTPTAMIIAQTILVTPIVAALTRQVIEDLHTEYAEQFASLGVGPFDRAAALLWDARYSLLTVALAGFGRAVAEVGAVIIVGGNINHVTRVMTTTIALETSKGNLELALALGVVLLVIAVIVNGIVMALRASAVRSAYA